A portion of the Sphaerochaeta pleomorpha str. Grapes genome contains these proteins:
- a CDS encoding DUF4314 domain-containing protein, giving the protein MDEMNKKRIEVLKLQYPKGCTVELVHMDDEQAPPKGTKGVVIQVDDIGTLHVAWETGSTLGVVPGVDMVRKPGEEIPRHKIF; this is encoded by the coding sequence GAACAAGAAACGAATTGAGGTACTCAAACTCCAATACCCAAAGGGATGTACGGTTGAGCTGGTGCACATGGATGACGAGCAAGCCCCACCCAAGGGGACCAAGGGAGTCGTGATCCAGGTGGACGACATCGGGACCTTGCACGTTGCCTGGGAGACCGGCTCGACACTGGGTGTGGTGCCGGGTGTCGACATGGTCAGGAAACCGGGTGAGGAGATCCCCCGGCATAAGATCTTCTAG